In the Haloferula helveola genome, one interval contains:
- a CDS encoding arsenate reductase family protein — translation MKVYAYKSCDSCRKAVRWLKDKGIGFEEIPIRETPPTRTELKTMLKAYGGDLRRLFNTAGGDYRSLGLKDRIATMTEDEAFSLLEGNGNLVKRPFAVGKGVALVGFRPDDWEKALA, via the coding sequence ATGAAAGTATATGCCTACAAGAGCTGCGACAGTTGTCGCAAGGCGGTGCGATGGCTGAAGGACAAGGGCATCGGATTCGAGGAGATTCCTATCCGGGAGACTCCGCCAACTCGGACCGAACTGAAGACGATGCTCAAGGCCTACGGTGGTGACCTCCGCCGGTTGTTCAACACCGCAGGCGGCGACTACCGCTCGCTTGGACTCAAGGACCGGATCGCCACCATGACCGAGGACGAGGCGTTCTCGTTGCTCGAAGGGAACGGCAATCTGGTGAAGCGTCCGTTCGCGGTCGGAAAAGGCGTCGCGCTTGTGGGCTTCCGGCCCGATGATTGGGAGAAGGCGCTCGCCTGA